A region of Armatimonadota bacterium DNA encodes the following proteins:
- a CDS encoding cytochrome c maturation protein CcmE, translating to MVAFKPIAGVVAGVAALAVAAFVMLSNASPYVTVAQARTSQLTDMHLQGNLVKESLRVDSANALIRFTIVDDLGEKMDVVHHGLPPANMGEATRVVVVGGMKDGHFESNKLLTKCPSKYESDGKAKPAVE from the coding sequence ATGGTTGCGTTCAAACCGATTGCCGGGGTCGTTGCGGGGGTCGCCGCACTGGCGGTGGCCGCTTTTGTGATGCTCAGCAATGCCAGCCCCTATGTGACAGTGGCCCAGGCCCGGACGAGCCAGCTGACCGACATGCACTTGCAAGGCAATCTGGTGAAAGAATCGCTGCGGGTCGATTCGGCCAATGCCCTGATCCGATTTACAATCGTCGACGACCTCGGTGAGAAGATGGATGTGGTGCACCATGGGCTGCCCCCTGCAAACATGGGCGAAGCAACCCGGGTCGTGGTCGTTGGCGGAATGAAAGACGGTCACTTTGAAAGCAACAAACTTCTGACCAAGTGCCCGAGCAAGTACGAAAGCGACGGCAAGGCGAAGCCGGCGGTCGAATAG
- the ccsA gene encoding cytochrome c biogenesis protein CcsA: MNSLTWVGIAGGALVAAAGILALFGFVAAFLDKPVLAARGLWGTSLCLLSAFVGLGVLFVTSQFQFRYVQRHSAYDHELQYKIAGVWSGQEGSFLLWAIGSALFCSLAVSKTGKYKRWFSGVCCLFLGALAGILMFESPFRLNPAGTDLRDGFGLPASLLNYWVVIHPPTIFLGFGCLTALFAWSVAAMLHRDLDTWIDQVRPWALIGLSFCGVGLCMGGFWAYETLGWGGFWAWDPVENTSLVPWIFLAVLIHGVIVQKARSKWHWQNVFYAAAPFVSFVYGTFLTRSGFLGDTSVHNFAQMDRTAMWILVGIGAAALAGFGGVFAWARKRIDVPSPQPNPGFWTRETFYAYGNWFMMSVGLVAGFGMSVPLIQSLQGQQPKVVDEHLYNTMVSIPFMVVMVLMAIAPLLSWRAEGLANFKKYFVNLLAATIATVGFLLLWVKWGGNEVQVGPWIIRFPGMAADPGKQVQMLLSGSVPATPWILFLIGLCAFSVYATLVKAFLQFRKKPLSSAGMLTHIGFALTMAGLIFSRGFEQKVTGISVHESKTVSAFGYKMSLMGASSTFDNRHNKIEIRLDNGQDVHVARPGLYFTMGQNGMPNENVWPDIISRPLYDIYVVVRSFQFNEDGTPDFGGSEPQPLLPGQTGVFFGTMATYHGMETEGTPGMAGAKFTAVITIDTAEGTKTVRPYVKLVGPGQLERPVVDLGHGLGLMLDSINAADKSANISFKYLTPAYPVEVFYKPLTILVWWGVGIMAVGGGLTAYYRRNQRSDKGRRDDTPAQPEPETDATQDPVEV; this comes from the coding sequence GTGAACTCTCTGACATGGGTCGGGATTGCCGGAGGGGCGCTCGTCGCGGCGGCTGGGATCCTTGCTTTGTTTGGTTTTGTGGCGGCCTTTTTGGACAAACCCGTCCTGGCGGCCCGGGGGCTATGGGGCACAAGCCTCTGCCTGCTTTCGGCTTTTGTCGGCCTCGGGGTTTTGTTCGTCACCTCCCAATTCCAATTCCGCTACGTTCAACGGCATTCGGCTTACGATCACGAATTGCAATACAAGATCGCCGGCGTCTGGTCGGGGCAAGAGGGGTCGTTCCTGCTTTGGGCGATCGGCTCGGCCCTGTTCTGCTCCCTGGCCGTTTCGAAAACTGGGAAGTACAAGCGGTGGTTTTCTGGCGTTTGCTGCCTGTTTTTGGGTGCCTTGGCCGGAATCCTGATGTTCGAATCCCCCTTTCGGCTAAACCCGGCAGGGACGGATTTGCGCGATGGGTTCGGCTTGCCGGCCTCCCTCCTCAACTACTGGGTTGTGATCCACCCGCCGACGATTTTTTTGGGTTTTGGCTGCCTAACGGCGTTGTTCGCGTGGTCGGTTGCGGCGATGTTGCACCGGGATTTGGACACCTGGATCGACCAGGTTCGCCCGTGGGCGCTGATTGGCCTATCGTTTTGCGGCGTCGGCCTGTGCATGGGGGGGTTCTGGGCCTATGAGACGTTGGGCTGGGGCGGTTTTTGGGCGTGGGATCCGGTGGAGAACACGTCTCTCGTCCCCTGGATATTCCTGGCCGTACTGATCCACGGAGTGATCGTCCAAAAGGCGAGATCCAAGTGGCATTGGCAGAACGTGTTTTATGCCGCGGCGCCGTTTGTAAGTTTTGTGTATGGCACGTTTTTGACCCGTTCCGGTTTCCTTGGCGACACGAGCGTCCACAACTTTGCGCAGATGGACCGGACGGCGATGTGGATTTTGGTGGGCATCGGCGCGGCTGCCTTGGCCGGATTCGGCGGGGTATTTGCATGGGCTCGCAAGCGGATCGACGTGCCATCGCCCCAGCCCAACCCCGGGTTCTGGACAAGGGAGACGTTTTATGCCTATGGCAACTGGTTCATGATGTCGGTCGGATTGGTGGCCGGGTTTGGAATGAGTGTGCCGCTCATCCAATCCCTCCAGGGCCAACAACCCAAGGTGGTTGACGAACACCTTTACAACACCATGGTTTCGATCCCGTTCATGGTGGTGATGGTTTTGATGGCCATCGCTCCCTTGTTGAGCTGGCGTGCCGAGGGGTTGGCCAACTTCAAGAAATACTTTGTGAATTTGTTGGCGGCCACGATCGCTACCGTGGGTTTTCTTTTGCTTTGGGTGAAGTGGGGCGGCAACGAGGTGCAGGTCGGACCTTGGATCATACGGTTTCCGGGGATGGCGGCCGACCCTGGCAAACAAGTGCAGATGCTGCTTTCCGGCTCGGTGCCTGCGACTCCTTGGATTCTGTTTTTGATCGGGCTTTGCGCTTTTTCGGTCTACGCCACGTTGGTCAAAGCCTTTTTGCAGTTCCGCAAGAAGCCGTTGAGCTCGGCGGGGATGTTGACCCACATCGGGTTTGCCCTCACGATGGCCGGCTTGATTTTTTCGCGCGGGTTCGAGCAAAAGGTCACTGGCATCTCGGTTCATGAATCGAAGACGGTTTCGGCGTTCGGCTACAAGATGTCGCTTATGGGGGCGAGTTCGACTTTCGACAACCGGCACAACAAGATCGAGATCCGGTTGGACAATGGCCAGGATGTCCATGTTGCCCGCCCAGGCCTTTACTTTACGATGGGCCAGAACGGGATGCCGAACGAAAACGTATGGCCAGACATCATCTCGCGGCCGCTCTACGACATCTATGTCGTCGTCCGATCCTTCCAGTTCAATGAAGACGGAACTCCTGATTTTGGCGGGAGCGAACCACAACCGCTGTTGCCGGGCCAAACTGGCGTGTTTTTTGGCACGATGGCCACCTACCACGGCATGGAAACGGAAGGCACACCTGGGATGGCAGGGGCAAAGTTCACGGCGGTGATCACGATCGATACGGCCGAGGGGACCAAGACCGTCCGGCCCTATGTGAAGCTTGTGGGCCCCGGCCAGCTGGAGCGGCCTGTTGTCGATTTGGGCCACGGACTTGGGCTCATGTTGGACAGCATTAATGCTGCCGACAAGTCGGCCAACATCTCGTTCAAATACCTAACCCCGGCCTACCCTGTGGAGGTGTTCTATAAGCCTTTGACCATATTGGTCTGGTGGGGGGTCGGTATCATGGCCGTTGGCGGCGGGCTCACTGCGTACTACCGGCGGAACCAACGGTCGGACAAAGGACGCCGAGACGACACGCCAGCCCAGCCGGAACCCGAAACCGATGCAACTCAAGACCCTGTTGAAGTCTAA
- a CDS encoding site-2 protease family protein: MPITPDYVIASLIVIFFAIGLHEYAHAKVADLSGDPTPRQQGRVTLNLTKHFDLFGTIMIVMTTLTGFGIGWGKAVQVNPAKMHNPRWDWFASVMAGPLCNFVQAMAYAVVFRVVAPFVPNISESGFLFQFLFLGVLINISLMLFNLIPFGPLDGHWLVGLLLPEPVRLKWFQFNRTVGTPALLLLVLVGQVSNFSLLGLVLERPAIFLLRFLLGR, translated from the coding sequence ATGCCTATCACCCCTGACTATGTCATCGCTTCGCTAATCGTGATCTTCTTTGCGATCGGCCTGCACGAATATGCCCATGCCAAGGTCGCTGACCTTTCCGGAGACCCAACCCCGCGCCAGCAGGGCCGGGTGACTTTGAACCTCACCAAACACTTCGACCTCTTCGGGACGATCATGATCGTCATGACGACTTTGACCGGCTTCGGGATCGGGTGGGGAAAGGCGGTTCAGGTCAACCCGGCCAAAATGCACAACCCTCGCTGGGATTGGTTTGCCAGCGTGATGGCTGGCCCCCTGTGTAATTTTGTTCAAGCCATGGCCTATGCGGTCGTGTTCCGGGTCGTTGCCCCGTTCGTCCCCAACATCTCCGAATCTGGCTTTCTATTCCAATTCTTGTTCTTGGGCGTTCTCATCAACATCTCTTTGATGTTGTTCAACCTCATTCCCTTCGGCCCGTTGGACGGGCACTGGCTGGTTGGCTTGCTGTTGCCAGAGCCGGTGCGGCTCAAGTGGTTCCAGTTCAACCGGACAGTCGGCACCCCGGCGCTGCTCTTGTTGGTGCTGGTAGGCCAAGTCTCCAACTTCAGCCTCCTCGGATTGGTGTTGGAACGGCCAGCGATCTTCCTGCTCCGGTTCCTCCTCGGACGGTGA
- the lysA gene encoding diaminopimelate decarboxylase, giving the protein MVPCPPDPRWSPDDGLAADLAQRFGTPLYVVNEAHFRATIRNYRQAFSAVEPGGELTFASKANSVCGILRIAWQEGCRIDCASAGELMAALQAGIPAADCHLHGNNKSAFEIEFAIQSGIGQIVVDNSGELRHLAEIGCQTELMLRLAPGVLPVTNEKISTGQQDTKFGFSILGGQAEEAVQFCLDRGLNLAGFHCHVGSQLLDPVAQIEAGKKLAEFALHMKAMCGFEARVLNLGGGRAVRYTDELPMPVADYCAELSRGVRDALSLGGLFPKLVQEPGRSLIAECGVTLYRVGVVKDVPLPDGASRRYVVVDGGLADNPRPALYGAAYAAYVVGKTPPNHPTRVSGRHCESDMLIAEADLPADTAPGDVLVTLSTGAYSSSMASNYNRYPRPATVLVRENGGVDILQKAETWQDLLSRECLPEDL; this is encoded by the coding sequence ATGGTTCCTTGCCCGCCCGACCCCCGATGGAGTCCGGACGATGGTTTGGCCGCCGATCTTGCCCAGCGTTTTGGCACCCCGCTCTACGTGGTGAACGAGGCCCACTTCCGCGCGACGATCCGAAACTACCGGCAAGCGTTTTCTGCCGTTGAACCGGGTGGGGAGCTCACGTTTGCCAGCAAGGCCAACAGCGTGTGCGGCATCCTCCGCATCGCCTGGCAAGAAGGGTGCCGCATCGATTGCGCCAGCGCCGGCGAACTTATGGCTGCTTTGCAAGCCGGAATCCCGGCTGCCGACTGCCATCTCCACGGCAATAACAAATCTGCTTTCGAAATCGAGTTCGCCATCCAGTCGGGGATCGGACAGATTGTCGTCGACAATAGCGGGGAGCTCCGCCACTTGGCCGAGATCGGGTGCCAGACCGAGCTGATGCTCCGGCTGGCCCCCGGCGTCCTGCCTGTAACCAACGAAAAGATTAGCACCGGTCAACAAGACACCAAGTTCGGGTTCAGCATCCTGGGGGGGCAGGCCGAAGAAGCGGTCCAGTTTTGCCTGGATCGGGGGTTGAACCTTGCGGGGTTCCATTGCCATGTCGGATCCCAACTCCTGGATCCGGTGGCCCAGATCGAAGCCGGGAAGAAACTTGCGGAATTCGCCCTTCACATGAAGGCAATGTGCGGGTTCGAGGCCCGGGTGCTCAATCTCGGGGGCGGACGGGCCGTCCGGTATACGGATGAACTCCCCATGCCGGTTGCTGATTACTGCGCCGAACTCAGCCGCGGCGTCCGGGATGCCCTCAGCCTGGGTGGGCTCTTCCCAAAGCTCGTCCAGGAACCTGGCCGATCCCTGATCGCCGAATGCGGGGTCACGCTTTACCGGGTCGGGGTGGTCAAAGATGTCCCGTTGCCGGATGGGGCTTCGCGCCGGTATGTTGTCGTAGATGGGGGACTGGCCGATAATCCTCGGCCCGCACTTTACGGGGCGGCATACGCCGCCTATGTTGTGGGCAAAACTCCGCCCAACCACCCGACGAGGGTCAGCGGCAGGCATTGCGAAAGCGACATGCTGATCGCGGAGGCCGACCTTCCGGCCGACACCGCCCCGGGCGACGTCCTGGTCACTCTGTCCACCGGGGCGTATTCGAGCAGTATGGCGAGCAATTACAACCGGTATCCCCGGCCGGCAACCGTGCTGGTGAGGGAGAATGGGGGAGTGGATATCCTCCAAAAGGCCGAAACGTGGCAGGATCTCCTTTCGCGGGAATGCCTACCGGAGGATTTGTAA
- the trpS gene encoding tryptophan--tRNA ligase codes for MRSTNPKLHIGNYEGALRNWVALQNEGFELYCMVADWHTLTTNTDRQSGHNARAVAKDFVAAGIDPDKSAVFVQSHVKEHAELHLLLSMVTPLGWVERNPTYKEKQADIGGAEREPYGLLGYPVLQTADILLYRPYGVPVGRDQAPHLEIGNDIGQRFNRLFEVELFEPYKYMIPEDETRAKVPGLDMRKMSKSYDNCIYLSDTEDETAEKIKSAFTTPTKIKKSDPGIPEGCAVCQYLKLYSPDWQTQWAEDVAGERGCMQNKKELTEAVNEYFRPMRERRAQISDGDIEAILAAGAEKARSVASETMAKVREAMGLY; via the coding sequence ATGCGCAGCACCAATCCCAAGCTGCACATCGGCAACTACGAAGGTGCCCTCCGCAACTGGGTGGCCCTGCAAAACGAAGGATTCGAACTCTATTGCATGGTCGCTGACTGGCACACGCTCACCACCAACACCGACCGCCAGTCGGGCCACAACGCCCGGGCGGTGGCAAAGGATTTCGTCGCAGCGGGAATCGACCCAGATAAATCGGCAGTGTTTGTGCAAAGCCACGTCAAAGAACATGCCGAGCTGCACCTGTTGCTCAGCATGGTCACACCGCTGGGGTGGGTGGAACGGAACCCAACCTACAAAGAAAAACAGGCCGACATCGGCGGAGCCGAACGGGAACCTTACGGCCTGCTCGGATATCCCGTCCTCCAAACGGCGGACATCTTGCTTTACCGGCCCTACGGCGTACCCGTCGGCCGCGACCAAGCCCCCCACCTTGAAATCGGCAACGACATCGGGCAGAGGTTCAACCGCTTGTTTGAAGTTGAGCTCTTCGAACCGTACAAGTACATGATCCCCGAGGACGAGACGCGGGCCAAAGTCCCCGGATTGGACATGCGCAAAATGAGCAAAAGCTACGACAACTGCATCTATCTCAGCGACACTGAAGACGAAACCGCTGAGAAGATCAAAAGCGCGTTCACCACCCCCACAAAAATCAAAAAGTCCGACCCCGGCATCCCGGAAGGGTGCGCGGTGTGCCAATACCTCAAGCTCTATTCGCCCGATTGGCAAACACAATGGGCAGAAGATGTTGCCGGCGAACGCGGGTGCATGCAGAACAAAAAGGAACTGACAGAAGCCGTCAACGAATACTTCCGGCCGATGAGGGAACGCCGGGCTCAGATCTCCGACGGGGACATCGAGGCGATCCTCGCCGCCGGCGCCGAAAAAGCCCGATCCGTGGCCTCGGAAACCATGGCCAAAGTCCGGGAAGCGATGGGGCTCTACTGA
- a CDS encoding ribonuclease H-like domain-containing protein: MLTNSFCHIPGLGSHTERTLWRDGCRSWETYLANPGRFSAGSVDSGFMRDQLEKSAKALDQRNHQFFGGHLGSRESWRAWPEFSDCVCYLDIETDGGQSGESITTVGIYDGTEFTCLVKGQNLGDFPDVFSRFGMVVTFFGGGFDIPMLKKAFPFVPFDQIHLDLCPALKRVGYRGGLKKIEKQLGINRGEDTDGLSGLDAIRLWNEFQRGREQSLQTLIDYNREDVVNLQTLAAIAYGKLRAETLASAGLSEADFAEDQASLF, encoded by the coding sequence TTGCTCACAAACAGCTTCTGCCACATCCCGGGTCTGGGTTCTCACACCGAGCGCACCCTGTGGCGGGATGGGTGCCGAAGCTGGGAAACCTACCTCGCCAACCCAGGGCGGTTCTCTGCCGGCTCGGTCGATAGCGGGTTCATGCGCGACCAATTAGAAAAATCGGCTAAAGCCCTTGACCAGAGGAACCACCAATTCTTTGGCGGGCATTTGGGAAGCCGGGAATCGTGGCGGGCCTGGCCCGAATTTTCCGACTGCGTCTGCTATCTGGACATCGAAACCGATGGCGGGCAATCAGGGGAATCCATCACAACTGTCGGCATCTATGACGGCACCGAATTCACCTGCCTGGTCAAGGGTCAAAACCTGGGCGATTTCCCCGACGTCTTCAGCCGATTTGGGATGGTCGTCACGTTCTTCGGCGGCGGATTCGATATCCCGATGCTTAAAAAGGCATTTCCATTTGTGCCGTTCGACCAAATCCACCTCGACCTCTGCCCCGCGCTCAAACGGGTTGGGTATCGCGGTGGGCTCAAAAAAATCGAAAAGCAACTCGGCATCAACCGCGGCGAAGACACCGACGGCCTCAGCGGACTTGACGCCATTCGGCTCTGGAACGAGTTCCAACGCGGTAGGGAGCAATCGTTGCAAACCCTCATCGACTACAACCGGGAAGACGTCGTCAACCTCCAGACTCTGGCCGCAATTGCCTATGGCAAGCTGCGGGCCGAAACGCTGGCCTCGGCTGGGCTAAGCGAGGCCGATTTCGCCGAGGATCAGGCTAGCCTCTTTTAA
- a CDS encoding peptidyl-prolyl cis-trans isomerase, whose amino-acid sequence MKRIALFAGALFALAVAAHAQEDRPMLVVNGQSIMRSNYIKRMEVLPGVGKQYGNTVVTAMPGFLTLQAMVNEMLTLQLAADQGVTPSEAQITEEIDFRTKENPDYVKAFTMLGFTMADLRYDVKVQLAEFNVITKGINIADAQVTRYYEDNKARFTKPKRYALRVIAVNSADSKKQVDAALSSGKKFADVAAEMSIDLTTKYDGGYMGEIAEESLSGEVKSLVTGLKAGQTTPWIKAPTSEVKIYLEKVLPEEVVKLDDVLKRKIRNKLMVDRGGVKNDMAKLMDEARKKARVEYQGTPFDDDLKQLFSGG is encoded by the coding sequence ATGAAACGGATCGCATTGTTTGCCGGGGCCTTGTTCGCTTTGGCCGTTGCCGCCCACGCCCAAGAAGACCGCCCAATGCTTGTCGTCAATGGGCAGTCGATCATGCGGAGCAACTACATCAAACGGATGGAAGTTCTCCCGGGGGTTGGCAAGCAGTACGGGAACACGGTTGTGACGGCGATGCCCGGCTTTTTGACCCTGCAGGCGATGGTGAACGAAATGCTGACGCTACAGCTGGCCGCCGACCAGGGGGTGACCCCTTCGGAGGCGCAGATCACCGAAGAAATCGACTTCCGCACCAAGGAAAATCCAGATTACGTCAAGGCCTTTACAATGTTGGGGTTCACGATGGCCGACTTGCGCTATGACGTGAAAGTCCAGTTGGCCGAGTTCAATGTCATCACCAAAGGCATCAACATTGCCGACGCCCAAGTCACACGATATTACGAGGACAACAAAGCCAGGTTCACAAAGCCCAAACGTTACGCCCTGCGGGTCATCGCGGTCAATTCGGCCGATTCAAAGAAGCAGGTCGATGCCGCGCTCTCTTCGGGCAAGAAGTTTGCCGATGTCGCGGCCGAAATGAGCATTGACCTGACCACAAAATATGATGGCGGTTACATGGGTGAAATCGCCGAAGAATCGCTTTCGGGAGAAGTCAAGTCGCTGGTTACCGGGCTCAAGGCCGGCCAAACAACGCCATGGATCAAAGCACCCACCAGCGAAGTCAAGATCTACCTTGAAAAGGTGTTGCCCGAAGAAGTCGTCAAGCTAGACGATGTACTCAAGCGAAAAATCCGCAACAAGCTGATGGTGGACCGCGGCGGCGTGAAAAACGACATGGCGAAGCTGATGGACGAGGCCCGCAAAAAGGCACGTGTGGAATACCAGGGCACGCCGTTTGACGATGATCTCAAACAGCTGTTTTCCGGCGGTTAG
- a CDS encoding low specificity L-threonine aldolase, with product MTIDLRSDTVTRPTPEMLQAMISAPVGDDVLGDDPTVLALEAKVAQMTGMEAAVFVPSGTMGNQVGIAAITQPGDSILVEDEAHILHYEVGALAVLNGLTVRTFETPLGFPSPEQIGAKAMAASLHTPGTTLLCLENTHNRHGGTVATPEEMADWRAAADRLGLKIHLDGARLWNAAAALGRPIHDFTRHVDSVSLCLSKGLGAPVGSVLAGSGTHIDQARIWRKRLGGGMRQSGILAAAGIFAIDHGFANLAADHARASTLSGFINRHTRWSSPTPQTNIVLMDIDGDAGELASLLDSRGLRCFPFGPSRIRFVFHSQVDDAQLKEASLILGEIGLA from the coding sequence ATGACCATCGACCTTCGATCCGACACTGTGACCCGGCCAACGCCGGAGATGCTCCAAGCGATGATTTCGGCGCCGGTCGGTGACGACGTGTTGGGCGACGACCCGACCGTGCTGGCGCTGGAAGCCAAGGTTGCGCAGATGACCGGGATGGAGGCCGCCGTCTTTGTTCCCAGCGGGACGATGGGCAACCAGGTCGGCATTGCCGCTATCACCCAACCAGGTGACAGCATATTAGTTGAGGACGAAGCCCACATCCTTCACTATGAAGTCGGGGCCTTGGCGGTGCTGAACGGCTTGACGGTCAGGACTTTTGAGACCCCTCTCGGCTTCCCCTCTCCCGAACAGATTGGGGCCAAGGCGATGGCCGCCTCGCTCCATACGCCAGGAACGACGCTGCTTTGTCTGGAAAACACGCACAACCGACACGGGGGGACTGTGGCCACACCGGAGGAGATGGCAGATTGGCGGGCAGCGGCCGACCGGCTGGGGCTCAAAATCCACCTCGACGGGGCAAGGCTGTGGAATGCCGCCGCCGCTTTGGGCCGCCCCATCCACGACTTCACCCGCCATGTCGATAGCGTCAGCCTCTGCCTGAGCAAAGGCCTGGGCGCCCCGGTGGGCAGCGTGTTGGCCGGTTCAGGAACCCACATCGATCAAGCCCGCATTTGGCGCAAACGGCTTGGCGGCGGCATGAGACAATCCGGGATCCTTGCCGCAGCGGGCATTTTCGCCATCGATCACGGCTTTGCCAACCTAGCGGCGGACCATGCCCGGGCCTCTACTTTGAGCGGGTTCATCAACCGGCACACGCGTTGGTCTTCTCCAACACCGCAAACGAACATCGTGCTGATGGACATCGACGGAGATGCTGGGGAATTGGCGTCATTGTTGGATTCCAGAGGGCTCCGGTGCTTCCCGTTCGGCCCGAGCCGCATCCGCTTTGTGTTCCACTCGCAAGTGGATGATGCGCAATTAAAAGAGGCTAGCCTGATCCTCGGCGAAATCGGCCTCGCTTAG
- a CDS encoding alpha/beta hydrolase, with translation MTVLRDLPYCPGVKACRLDLFMPGGPGPHPLVVLIHGGGWISGDRDSFHGEAAWFASQGVGAACVSYRLAPLEPFPAACDDVLNAVAHLRNESKLHGIDPSRIIAMGNSAGGHLGCIAGLQRNLSDGSPAQNADAVVAICPITDVRNPEQTHFPISMSFLEQFLGGSHAESPERYAAASPATHVHGGAPPFLIFHGTADDIVPVEQSKSLYIKLCESGVPAELHLLEGEGHSFSYPAWEQIRAQSLEFIQTL, from the coding sequence GTGACCGTTCTCAGGGATTTGCCCTATTGCCCGGGGGTCAAGGCATGCCGCCTCGACCTGTTCATGCCTGGAGGGCCGGGGCCTCATCCGCTGGTCGTGCTCATCCATGGGGGAGGGTGGATCAGTGGGGATCGGGATTCGTTCCACGGTGAAGCCGCTTGGTTTGCCTCGCAAGGAGTCGGTGCCGCCTGTGTTTCTTACCGCCTGGCCCCGCTGGAACCTTTCCCAGCCGCTTGCGACGATGTCTTGAATGCGGTGGCCCACCTCCGGAACGAATCCAAGCTCCACGGCATCGACCCGTCGCGGATCATCGCGATGGGCAACAGTGCGGGAGGGCACCTGGGTTGTATCGCCGGATTGCAGCGGAATCTTTCTGACGGGAGCCCAGCTCAAAACGCCGACGCGGTGGTTGCCATCTGCCCAATCACCGACGTGCGCAACCCGGAACAGACGCACTTCCCCATATCGATGTCCTTTTTAGAGCAGTTCCTGGGCGGGTCGCACGCGGAATCGCCCGAGAGGTATGCGGCGGCATCGCCGGCAACCCATGTCCATGGCGGGGCGCCGCCGTTTTTGATTTTCCACGGGACGGCAGACGACATCGTCCCAGTGGAGCAGTCGAAGTCTCTTTACATCAAACTGTGCGAATCCGGGGTTCCCGCCGAGCTCCACCTATTGGAAGGGGAGGGGCATTCGTTCAGTTACCCGGCGTGGGAGCAGATCCGCGCCCAGTCCCTTGAGTTCATCCAAACCTTATGA
- a CDS encoding orotate phosphoribosyltransferase encodes MSGNQAMLEQLLEESGAILRGHFKLTSGRHSDVYFEKFRVLENPAALSALCREIAERFAGQADIVAGPTTGGIIIAFEVARQMGVSAIYVESEDGVKTLRRNAVIPAGSRVLVVDDVLTTGLSVQETMDAVSRFGGTVAGVGVLIDRSSQSLDFGVPFFAAYQVQAQSWAQDEVPDWLSAIPVAKPGTRSQ; translated from the coding sequence ATGTCAGGAAACCAGGCGATGCTCGAACAGCTCCTCGAGGAGTCGGGAGCCATCCTGAGGGGGCATTTCAAACTCACATCGGGACGGCATTCCGATGTCTATTTCGAAAAATTCCGCGTGCTGGAAAACCCTGCCGCCTTGAGCGCACTTTGCCGCGAGATCGCCGAACGATTTGCCGGGCAGGCAGACATCGTGGCCGGGCCAACAACCGGCGGGATCATCATCGCCTTTGAAGTGGCTCGCCAAATGGGGGTCTCGGCAATTTATGTTGAGAGCGAAGACGGGGTCAAGACGTTGCGCCGCAACGCAGTGATCCCGGCGGGTTCCCGCGTCTTGGTTGTCGACGACGTGCTCACCACCGGCCTTTCCGTCCAAGAGACGATGGATGCGGTCAGCCGGTTCGGTGGGACAGTCGCCGGGGTGGGGGTTTTGATCGACCGCTCATCCCAATCGCTGGATTTTGGGGTGCCCTTCTTTGCGGCCTACCAAGTGCAGGCACAAAGTTGGGCCCAGGATGAGGTTCCGGACTGGTTGTCGGCAATCCCGGTTGCCAAGCCAGGGACGCGGAGTCAGTAG
- a CDS encoding aspartate 1-decarboxylase, translated as MQLKTLLKSKLHHGRITYANPDYVGSIEIDGDLLDAVGIVEGELVHIWAVDHKSRIQTYAFKGPKGVIGLNGGAAHFFEKGDRVIIAAFALSDDPVTPKVLLLGDQNQVLRELQPFTVLG; from the coding sequence ATGCAACTCAAGACCCTGTTGAAGTCTAAGCTCCATCACGGGCGGATCACATATGCCAACCCCGATTACGTGGGCAGCATCGAGATCGACGGGGATCTGTTGGATGCCGTCGGGATAGTGGAAGGCGAGCTTGTGCACATCTGGGCCGTCGACCACAAATCGCGGATTCAAACTTATGCGTTTAAGGGCCCCAAGGGGGTCATCGGCCTAAACGGGGGCGCCGCACACTTTTTTGAGAAGGGCGACCGCGTGATCATCGCGGCCTTTGCGCTCAGCGACGACCCGGTGACGCCCAAAGTGCTCTTGCTGGGCGACCAGAACCAGGTTCTGCGCGAGTTGCAACCGTTCACGGTGTTGGGGTGA